A portion of the Archocentrus centrarchus isolate MPI-CPG fArcCen1 chromosome 19, fArcCen1, whole genome shotgun sequence genome contains these proteins:
- the LOC115798733 gene encoding uncharacterized protein LOC115798733, whose product MHSTPTEIKTTVTGQWQGTDSSDHGNENAWNQLQLCSDLYDHSSGVIDLTSAVPKESPQLESAHTHHEASEFDPGIDEADTVVWNPEEDLVRADADEAVVIMLNCVNSDDLIQDNGLNFTAQDLPLVSSSQLSPSNSAGNPGNPESPRRISVRRVNVVEDLLAIFMDSSIITVTLKMDFVNEKAVDDAGVSREVYTAFWEQFLEQCEGETERVPRLRPDFGEAEWKAVGHIWVKGLLDYGVIPVRLSKAFILACIHGIDSVDADILMSSFLNYLPPVERSAVEKALNGTMDESDEEDLLDLFTRMGSHSLPPQNNMQPAIEAMAHKAILQEPKYVVDCFSTAMACVQLKLSNRESVVSLYETKKATGKRVSQLFQTTKVMLSQIEQTTFNHLQRYVKNADESKAEKILRFCTGSSVICVDKILVCFNAETGLNRRPVAHTCGATLEVPCTYTCYPDFRTEFDNILSSNYLEMDII is encoded by the exons ATGCATTCAACACcaacagaaattaaaacaacTGTCACGGGACAGTGGCAGGGCACTGACTCAAGTGATCATGGTAATGAGAATGCTTGGAATCAACTTCAGCTTTGCAGCGATTTATATGACCACAGCTCAGGAGTTATTGATCTGACCAGTGCAGTCCCTAAAGAATCCCCCCAGCTAGAGTCAGCTCACACCCATCATGAGGCCTCTGAATTTGATCCAGGTATAGATGAGGCTGATACAGTTGTATGGAATCCCGAAGAGGACCTTGTCAGAGCCGATGCTGATGAGGCAGTCGTGATAATGCTGAATTGTGTCAACAGTGACGATCTAATACAG gacAATGGACTGAATTTCACAGCACAAGATTTGCCCTTGGTTTCTAGCAGCCAACTTTCCCCATCAAATTCAGCTGGCAACCCAGGAAATCCAGAGAGCCCCCGACGTATATCTGTTCGCAGGGTAAATGTTGTTGAAGATCTTTTGGCTATATTTATGGACAGCAGCATAATTACTGTGACTTTAAAGATGGACTTTGTAAATGAAAAAGCTGTTGATGATGCTGGGGTGTCAAGGGAGGTTTACACTGCCTTTTGGGAGCAATTTTTGGAACAGTGTGAAGGTGAAACAGAACGAGTTCCAAGGCTGAGGCCAGACTTTGGTGAGGCAGAGTGGAAAGCAGTTGGACACATTTGGGTGAAAGGATTGCTGGATTATGGTGTCATTCCGGTGAGACTATCAAAGGCTTTCATTTTAGCATGCATTCATGGAATCGACTCAGTTGATGCAGACATCCTGATGTCATCGTTTTTAAACTACCTCCCTCCTGTTGAGAGATCAGCTGTTGAGAAGGCTCTCAATGGCACAATGGATGAAAGTGATGAAGAGGACCTGCTTGACCTTTTTACAAGGATGGGTTCCCACTCCCTACCTCCTCAGAACAACATGCAGCCTGCCATTGAGGCAATGGCTCATAAGGCGATTCTCCAAGAGCCAAAATATGTAGTTGATTGCTTCTCCACAGCCATGGCATGTGTACAACTGAAACTGTCAAACAGGGAAAGTGTGGTGTCTCTGTATGAGACAAAGAAGGCCACAGGCAAAAGAGTATCACAACTATTTCAAACAACAAAGGTGATGCTGTCTCAAATAGAACAAACAACCTTTAACCATCTTCAGCGATATGTCAAAAATgctgatgaaagcaaagctgagaAAATCCTGCGTTTCTGCACAGGGTCTTCTGTCATCTGTGTTGACAAAATTCTGGTGTGCTTCAATGCTGAAACAGGGCTGAACAGAAGGCCTGTTGCTCATACCTGTGGAGCTACTCTTGAAGTACCGTGCACTTACACTTGCTATCCTGATTTTCGCACGGAGTTTGACAACATCCTTTCCAGCAATTACTTGGAAATGGACATCATTTGA